The following are encoded in a window of Helicobacter jaachi genomic DNA:
- the ureG gene encoding urease accessory protein UreG, producing MVKIGICGPVGSGKTALIEALSRIMSEKYSIGVITNDIYTQEDAEFMAKNSVLERDRIIGVETGGCPHTAIREDASMNLEAVNELLERFPKLDIIFIESGGDNLSATFSPALADVSIFVIDVAQGDKIPRKGGPGITRSDLLVINKIDLAPYVGASLEVMQRDSKKMRGNRPFYFTNIREKVGINEVIEWICKNALLEE from the coding sequence ATGGTTAAAATTGGAATCTGCGGACCAGTTGGCAGTGGGAAAACGGCGCTAATTGAGGCTTTAAGCCGAATTATGAGTGAAAAATACTCAATTGGTGTTATCACAAATGATATTTATACGCAAGAAGATGCGGAATTTATGGCAAAAAATTCTGTGTTAGAGCGCGATAGAATTATTGGCGTAGAAACAGGAGGCTGCCCGCATACTGCCATTAGAGAGGACGCTTCTATGAATCTAGAAGCAGTAAATGAACTTTTAGAGCGATTTCCTAAGCTTGATATTATTTTTATTGAAAGTGGCGGGGATAATTTAAGTGCGACTTTTAGTCCTGCGCTAGCTGATGTTAGCATTTTTGTAATCGATGTGGCGCAAGGAGACAAGATTCCAAGAAAAGGAGGTCCGGGCATTACACGCTCTGATTTGCTAGTGATTAATAAGATTGATTTAGCACCCTATGTGGGGGCTAGCCTTGAAGTTATGCAAAGAGATTCTAAAAAAATGCGTGGCAATCGCCCATTTTATTTCACAAATATACGCGAAAAGGTCGGTATTAATGAAGTTATAGAGTGGATTTGTAAAAATGCCCTTTTGGAGGAGTGA
- a CDS encoding urease accessory protein UreF: MTKQDFLLLQINDSLFPIGSFQHSFGLESYVLGYMVVDSKTMLNFMQSYLQTSFLYNDLLSLKICFESANDIHKILEIQSLLHALTIPQEIREANHKLGIRFIKTIESMGVDSQPLWQNYIAQSIYPTHATSYAIFCAAHNMPYHKAMSAFLYAQSANMVINGVKLIPLSQDDGQWILNYLQDTFLNVLDSLNSLTLEDLGASTPLYDILAMKHQYLYSRLYMS, encoded by the coding sequence ATGACAAAGCAAGATTTTCTATTATTGCAGATTAATGACTCACTTTTCCCCATTGGGAGCTTTCAGCATTCTTTTGGGCTAGAAAGCTATGTGTTGGGGTATATGGTGGTAGATTCTAAAACTATGCTTAATTTTATGCAAAGCTACTTGCAAACAAGCTTTTTATACAATGATTTGCTCTCTCTTAAAATTTGCTTTGAATCTGCAAATGATATACACAAAATACTAGAGATACAATCCCTCCTCCACGCGCTCACCATACCGCAAGAAATAAGAGAGGCAAACCACAAGCTAGGCATTCGCTTTATTAAAACTATTGAGAGTATGGGCGTAGATTCTCAACCTCTATGGCAAAACTATATCGCTCAAAGCATTTATCCCACGCACGCTACAAGCTATGCTATCTTTTGCGCGGCACATAATATGCCCTATCACAAAGCCATGAGCGCCTTTCTCTACGCCCAAAGTGCAAATATGGTTATTAATGGTGTAAAACTCATTCCGCTTTCACAAGATGATGGGCAGTGGATTCTCAATTATTTGCAAGATACTTTTTTAAATGTCCTTGATAGCCTAAACAGCCTAACGCTTGAGGATTTAGGGGCTAGCACACCCCTTTATGATATTTTAGCAATGAAGCATCAGTATCTTTATTCGCGACTTTATATGAGCTAA
- a CDS encoding urease accessory protein UreE has product MLELTQVIGNLNDVSITCNIDTINLEWYEAYKRIGRYESAGGLDIALRFPTPLIYGLNEGDILYLDELLAIVVNIIPCEVLLIHATSKLEIAKLCYEIGNAHIPLFYGDNETFLIPYEQTLEHSLRKMGFSARKMLAKMHAKKRFSISLPMQKEPQLKPSPNLKIIQKSIDAI; this is encoded by the coding sequence GTGTTAGAGCTTACGCAAGTTATTGGCAATCTTAATGATGTAAGCATAACATGCAACATTGATACCATTAATTTAGAATGGTATGAGGCTTACAAACGCATTGGTAGATATGAGAGTGCGGGAGGATTAGATATTGCCCTGCGCTTCCCTACACCTCTCATCTATGGACTTAATGAAGGAGATATACTTTATTTAGATGAGCTATTGGCTATTGTAGTAAATATTATCCCTTGCGAAGTCTTGCTCATTCACGCGACAAGTAAGCTAGAGATTGCAAAGCTTTGCTATGAAATAGGCAATGCGCATATTCCGCTTTTTTATGGAGATAATGAGACATTTTTAATTCCTTATGAGCAAACTTTAGAGCATTCCTTGCGCAAAATGGGCTTTAGCGCGCGTAAAATGCTTGCCAAAATGCACGCAAAAAAGCGCTTTTCTATCTCGCTCCCCATGCAAAAAGAGCCGCAATTAAAGCCCTCTCCCAACCTCAAAATTATCCAAAAATCCATAGATGCTATATGA
- a CDS encoding AmiS/UreI family transporter, with translation MLGLVLLYVGIVLINNGICRIYKIDSKSTSVMNLFVGTLCVVCNIVVIIHGSLTNSAIEYYAAATGLLFGFTYLLIAIINIYNLDWRIFGWYSLFVAINTLPAAYLSYTDSSTQGFYFALIWLAWGVLWLTGFIESVLKIELKFVPYLAILEGIITAWIPAWLFFVKIWV, from the coding sequence ATGCTAGGCTTAGTTTTGTTATATGTTGGAATTGTGCTTATAAATAATGGAATTTGCAGAATCTACAAAATAGATTCTAAAAGCACATCGGTTATGAATCTTTTCGTAGGAACGCTCTGTGTTGTGTGCAATATCGTAGTCATAATCCATGGCAGTTTGACTAATTCTGCCATAGAATATTACGCAGCGGCTACTGGATTATTATTTGGCTTTACATATCTTTTAATCGCAATTATTAATATTTACAATCTAGATTGGCGTATTTTTGGCTGGTATAGTTTATTTGTAGCGATTAATACCTTGCCTGCAGCATATTTGAGTTATACAGATAGTAGCACGCAAGGATTTTATTTTGCACTTATTTGGCTTGCTTGGGGTGTGTTGTGGCTTACTGGATTTATAGAATCTGTTTTGAAAATTGAATTAAAATTTGTGCCATATTTAGCAATTTTAGAGGGGATTATCACAGCTTGGATTCCTGCGTGGCTATTTTTTGTAAAAATTTGGGTGTGA
- the ureB gene encoding urease subunit beta produces the protein MAKISRKDYVAMYGPTLGDKIRLGDTDLFAEIEKDYAIYGEEIKFGGGKSIRDGMAQSVNEGEDALDLVITNAVIIDYSGIIKADIGIKAGKIVGIGKAGNKDTQDGVDSNMIVGASTEVIAGEGLIVTAGGIDTHIHFIAPQQIPTALYSGITTMIGGGVGPTAGTSATTCTPGKWNLEQMLKAAEEYTMNLGFFGKGNSSSEAALSKQILSGALGLKIHEDWGSTPAVINHALNVADKYDVQVAIHTDTLNEAGCVEDTLKAINGRTIHTFHTEGAGGGHAPDIIKVAGELNILPASTNPTIPYTKNTIDEHLDMLMVCHHLDKRIKEDVAFADSRIRPESIAAEDTLHDLGIFSITSSDSQAMGRVGEVITRTWQLADKNKKEFGRLKEECGDNDNFRIKRYVAKYTINPAIAHGIGSYVGSIEVGKYADLVLWKPAFFGAKPEMIIKNGMVAASKMGDINASIPTPQPVIYRPSFGHHGKAKFNTSITFVSQISYELGIKEKLGLKRIVLPIKNCRNISKKDMLYNDVTAHIEVNPQTYEIKVNGKKITSKWVEKVSLGQLYYLF, from the coding sequence ATGGCAAAGATTTCAAGAAAAGATTATGTGGCGATGTATGGTCCCACACTAGGCGATAAAATACGGCTTGGCGATACTGATTTGTTTGCAGAGATTGAAAAAGATTACGCGATTTATGGCGAGGAGATTAAATTTGGTGGAGGCAAAAGTATCCGCGATGGTATGGCGCAAAGTGTCAATGAGGGCGAAGATGCGCTTGATTTGGTAATTACAAATGCTGTGATTATTGATTATAGCGGGATTATTAAAGCAGATATTGGTATAAAAGCAGGGAAAATCGTAGGCATTGGCAAGGCTGGGAATAAAGATACACAAGATGGTGTAGATTCTAATATGATTGTGGGAGCTAGCACGGAAGTAATCGCAGGGGAAGGCTTAATTGTGACGGCTGGTGGCATTGACACGCACATTCACTTTATCGCTCCACAGCAAATACCAACAGCCCTATATAGCGGCATTACTACGATGATTGGAGGAGGCGTGGGACCTACTGCTGGGACAAGTGCGACTACTTGCACGCCTGGCAAATGGAATCTAGAGCAAATGTTAAAAGCTGCTGAGGAATACACTATGAATCTAGGCTTTTTTGGCAAAGGCAATAGCTCAAGTGAAGCGGCATTATCTAAGCAAATATTAAGCGGTGCTTTGGGGCTAAAGATTCACGAGGATTGGGGTAGCACACCAGCAGTCATTAATCACGCGCTAAATGTCGCAGATAAATATGATGTGCAAGTGGCAATCCACACTGATACGCTAAATGAAGCTGGCTGTGTGGAGGATACGCTTAAAGCCATTAATGGACGCACTATACACACTTTCCATACCGAAGGTGCGGGCGGCGGGCATGCGCCTGATATTATTAAAGTAGCAGGCGAGCTAAATATCCTGCCTGCCTCGACTAACCCCACTATCCCCTATACAAAAAATACTATAGATGAGCATTTAGATATGCTTATGGTTTGTCATCACTTAGATAAGCGCATTAAAGAAGATGTCGCCTTTGCAGATTCTAGAATCCGCCCAGAGAGCATTGCGGCTGAGGATACATTGCATGATTTGGGTATTTTTTCTATCACAAGTTCAGATTCTCAAGCTATGGGGCGAGTGGGCGAAGTGATTACGCGCACTTGGCAGCTAGCAGATAAAAATAAAAAAGAATTTGGCAGATTAAAAGAGGAGTGCGGGGATAATGATAATTTCCGCATTAAACGCTATGTGGCTAAATATACCATTAATCCCGCTATTGCGCATGGCATTGGCTCTTATGTGGGCTCTATAGAGGTTGGCAAATACGCGGATTTGGTGCTATGGAAACCTGCCTTTTTTGGTGCAAAGCCAGAGATGATTATTAAAAATGGCATGGTGGCTGCCTCAAAAATGGGTGATATTAATGCCTCAATCCCCACGCCGCAGCCTGTCATTTATCGTCCTAGCTTTGGTCATCATGGCAAGGCAAAATTTAATACAAGCATTACTTTTGTCTCTCAAATATCCTATGAGCTAGGCATTAAAGAAAAATTAGGCTTAAAGCGCATTGTATTGCCTATCAAAAATTGTCGCAATATTAGTAAAAAAGATATGCTTTATAATGATGTAACAGCGCATATTGAAGTAAATCCACAGACTTATGAAATCAAAGTCAATGGCAAAAAAATCACTTCAAAATGGGTAGAAAAGGTTTCGCTAGGGCAATTATATTATTTATTCTAA
- the ureA gene encoding urease subunit alpha — MRLTPRELDKLMLHYAGSLAKERKERGIKLNYVEGMALISMEIMELAREGKHSVAELMQLGREILKEGECMEGVASLLTEVQVEATFPDGTKLVTIHNPIAYNGGIIPGEIITKDDEIEINANKEITTLEVINNGDRPIQVGSHFHFFETNKKLSFDRAKAFGKRLDIPSGTCVRFEPGESKTIALIDFGGNKRVFGFNDLTNAQISADSKAKAIAKLKDFAN; from the coding sequence ATGAGACTAACACCAAGAGAGCTAGATAAGCTTATGCTGCATTACGCGGGCAGTTTGGCAAAAGAGCGTAAAGAGCGGGGTATTAAGCTAAATTATGTTGAGGGTATGGCGCTTATTAGTATGGAGATTATGGAGCTAGCAAGAGAGGGTAAGCATTCAGTAGCAGAGCTTATGCAGCTAGGCAGGGAGATTCTAAAGGAGGGCGAATGTATGGAGGGTGTGGCTTCATTGCTAACCGAAGTGCAAGTGGAGGCAACCTTTCCTGATGGCACAAAGCTTGTCACAATCCATAATCCAATCGCGTATAATGGCGGAATAATCCCAGGCGAGATTATCACTAAAGATGATGAAATTGAGATTAATGCAAATAAGGAAATAACAACGCTTGAGGTTATAAATAATGGCGATAGACCTATTCAAGTGGGCAGCCATTTTCACTTTTTTGAAACCAATAAAAAATTATCCTTTGATAGAGCCAAAGCTTTTGGCAAGCGGCTAGATATTCCCTCTGGCACTTGTGTGCGCTTTGAGCCCGGTGAGAGCAAGACTATCGCGCTTATTGATTTTGGTGGTAATAAAAGGGTGTTTGGCTTTAATGATTTGACTAACGCGCAAATTAGTGCAGATTCTAAAGCTAAAGCCATAGCAAAGCTAAAAGATTTTGCAAACTAA
- a CDS encoding winged helix-turn-helix transcriptional regulator, which yields MTNAQNDTLDSIKFNCQNAKCLQETPFAYTLSLIAGKYKMSILYCLFRGEVVRYNEMKRYLQGVSFKTLTNALRELENDNLIIRTEYPQIPPRVEYSLSQRGKSLIPILDAMCEWGKDHYTKA from the coding sequence ATGACAAATGCCCAAAATGATACGCTAGATTCTATAAAGTTTAATTGTCAAAATGCTAAATGCCTGCAAGAAACGCCTTTTGCCTACACGCTATCACTCATTGCTGGCAAATATAAAATGAGCATTCTGTATTGCCTCTTTCGCGGCGAAGTGGTGCGCTATAATGAAATGAAGCGATATTTGCAAGGCGTGTCGTTTAAGACACTTACAAACGCATTAAGAGAGCTAGAAAATGATAATCTCATTATCCGCACAGAATACCCACAAATCCCTCCGCGCGTGGAATATAGCCTTTCTCAAAGAGGCAAATCGCTTATCCCCATACTTGATGCGATGTGTGAATGGGGCAAAGACCACTACACAAAAGCATAA
- a CDS encoding YnfA family protein, with protein MLRSICIFILAGLCEIGGGYLVWLWLKEGKNLYMGLGGLILLGLYGVLATLQVEGFGRVYAAYGGIFIALSVGFAMFIDNFKPDKWDIIGALLAICGALIMMYAPRNL; from the coding sequence ATGTTGCGCTCAATTTGTATTTTCATACTCGCGGGTTTATGCGAGATTGGCGGGGGTTATCTCGTGTGGCTGTGGCTTAAAGAGGGCAAAAATCTCTATATGGGCTTAGGAGGGCTTATATTGCTAGGCTTGTATGGTGTGCTGGCTACTTTACAGGTAGAGGGCTTTGGGCGCGTATATGCGGCTTATGGAGGGATATTTATCGCGCTAAGTGTGGGATTTGCTATGTTTATTGATAACTTTAAGCCCGATAAGTGGGATATTATAGGCGCTCTTTTGGCAATATGCGGCGCACTCATTATGATGTATGCGCCACGCAATTTGTAA
- a CDS encoding FkbM family methyltransferase: MKQTKAVWRFFGLPFLTKLTAIEPQFVALESKKYLTCIRIRHTYRICGLYPFYFNEIYFPYVYWLLKTRSAVLLGIDGMSLSLGEYIATSPDSAAKIIALVRNIAPQQAHNVLRVIERLKQSYLHPKHYIFSYDKDEVSALCEIECTFKRDIAQLAPKVFMYNGYLLPRNHFEIGVFLYKHGLNILESSTLQQIRNKDIIDVGGFIGDSAIVFEREFCDKTIHSFEATQANFKLMLQTLALNQSKRIVPINKGLGAKEEQREISVLGSGSTMSKEGRERYKDTFTTESAHIITLDDYVAENNIEVGFIKVDIEGFEQAFLQGAIHTIKSQKPAMLISIYHNVSDFFDIKPLIESWDLGYTFKFYKPTEGNISIEMALYCEVL; encoded by the coding sequence ATGAAACAAACTAAAGCAGTATGGCGATTTTTTGGCTTGCCATTTTTGACAAAACTAACCGCCATAGAGCCGCAATTTGTGGCACTTGAAAGTAAAAAATATCTTACTTGCATACGCATAAGGCATACTTATAGAATCTGTGGTTTATATCCTTTTTATTTTAACGAAATATATTTTCCTTACGTATATTGGCTTTTAAAAACGCGTAGTGCAGTGCTTTTAGGCATTGATGGTATGAGTTTATCGCTAGGGGAATACATCGCCACTTCGCCAGATAGCGCGGCTAAGATTATCGCACTTGTGCGCAATATAGCCCCGCAGCAAGCGCATAATGTCCTGCGCGTGATTGAGCGGTTAAAGCAGAGCTATTTGCACCCTAAGCATTATATTTTTTCGTATGATAAAGATGAAGTGAGTGCGCTTTGTGAGATTGAATGCACTTTTAAGCGTGATATTGCGCAGCTAGCGCCAAAGGTGTTTATGTATAATGGTTATTTATTGCCCAGAAATCATTTTGAAATAGGTGTATTTTTGTATAAGCATGGCTTAAATATTTTAGAATCTAGCACTCTGCAGCAAATAAGAAATAAGGATATTATCGATGTGGGTGGCTTTATTGGTGATAGCGCGATAGTGTTTGAGAGGGAATTTTGCGATAAAACTATTCATAGTTTTGAAGCGACACAAGCAAATTTTAAACTTATGCTGCAAACTTTAGCCCTCAACCAAAGTAAGCGCATTGTGCCTATTAATAAAGGACTAGGCGCAAAAGAGGAGCAAAGGGAAATTTCTGTGCTAGGCTCTGGCTCGACTATGAGTAAAGAGGGACGAGAGAGGTATAAGGATACATTCACTACAGAATCTGCGCATATTATTACGCTAGATGATTATGTGGCGGAAAATAATATTGAAGTAGGGTTTATAAAGGTAGATATCGAGGGCTTTGAGCAGGCGTTTTTGCAAGGCGCAATACATACGATAAAATCCCAAAAGCCCGCTATGCTCATTAGCATTTATCATAATGTGAGTGATTTTTTTGACATAAAGCCGCTCATAGAATCTTGGGATTTGGGCTATACTTTTAAGTTTTACAAGCCAACTGAGGGCAATATCAGCATTGAAATGGCGCTATATTGCGAGGTGCTATGA
- a CDS encoding glycosyltransferase: MLHHSQQKAPKVAIIVPFYNVQKYLAQCLDSINSQNLAYF; encoded by the coding sequence ATGTTACATCATTCACAGCAAAAAGCGCCCAAAGTCGCCATCATCGTGCCATTTTATAATGTGCAAAAATACTTAGCACAATGCTTAGATTCTATAAATTCACAGAATCTAGCATATTTTTAA
- a CDS encoding patatin-like phospholipase family protein, producing the protein MKRAIVLGGGGSKGAYQIGAWRALNELGITYSIVTGTSIGSLNGVMMVQGHYERALQLWSEISIDKIVLNGLNLRTDFNYYKDNSDKLIPFIKSYANNKGMDIAPLKKLIDGVVDESFFTSPIDYGLVSVKFPSFAPVQKHKSQLTLANLALWVLASASCFPAFPVCEIDGENYIDGGYYDNLPINLAFELGAQEVIAIALNPDTHFYSAHPLVRTIQPIAPLGGMLDFDSTSISENIEIGYLDTLKSFGKLWGRAYSFKIDVAFMQRLSLALRAALAYLLHSELKETKILPLNIHKALDMLTPQDYNIFGLSPLHNRILKLLSMQSPQFAYIERACASEGVSFEVGNLNLYAASLNLIESVMAHFGHFTRDRIYTFEQVCDELHLKADKNCALNLQNTDKELLGGFFSLCLAYMP; encoded by the coding sequence ATGAAAAGGGCTATTGTGCTAGGCGGTGGAGGCTCAAAAGGTGCGTATCAAATCGGTGCTTGGCGCGCACTAAATGAGCTTGGCATCACATATAGTATCGTTACAGGCACAAGCATCGGCTCGCTTAATGGCGTGATGATGGTGCAGGGGCATTATGAGCGGGCATTGCAGCTGTGGAGCGAAATTAGCATTGATAAAATCGTGCTAAATGGGCTTAATCTACGCACAGACTTTAACTATTACAAAGACAATAGCGATAAACTCATTCCCTTTATCAAAAGTTATGCTAATAATAAAGGCATGGACATCGCGCCGCTCAAAAAGCTCATCGATGGCGTGGTTGATGAGAGTTTTTTTACCTCGCCTATTGATTATGGCTTAGTAAGTGTGAAGTTTCCCTCATTTGCGCCTGTGCAAAAGCACAAATCCCAACTCACACTAGCAAATCTAGCTCTTTGGGTGCTAGCCTCTGCTTCGTGTTTTCCTGCTTTTCCAGTGTGTGAGATTGATGGGGAGAATTACATTGATGGCGGGTATTATGATAATTTGCCAATTAATCTTGCCTTTGAGCTAGGCGCGCAAGAAGTCATTGCCATAGCGCTCAATCCCGATACGCATTTTTATAGCGCTCACCCGCTTGTAAGGACGATACAGCCCATTGCGCCATTAGGGGGAATGCTTGATTTTGACAGCACAAGCATTAGTGAAAATATAGAAATTGGCTATCTTGATACGCTAAAAAGCTTTGGAAAGCTCTGGGGTAGGGCATATAGCTTTAAGATAGATGTGGCGTTTATGCAGCGGCTAAGTCTTGCGTTACGCGCGGCTTTGGCTTATTTATTGCATAGTGAATTAAAAGAGACAAAAATTTTACCCCTTAACATTCACAAAGCCCTTGATATGCTCACTCCCCAAGATTATAATATTTTTGGCTTAAGCCCCCTGCATAATAGAATTTTGAAGCTTTTAAGTATGCAATCGCCGCAGTTTGCGTATATTGAGCGGGCGTGTGCTAGTGAAGGTGTAAGCTTTGAGGTGGGCAATCTTAATTTATATGCTGCTAGTCTTAATCTTATAGAATCTGTAATGGCGCATTTTGGGCATTTTACACGCGATAGAATCTACACATTTGAACAAGTATGCGATGAGCTTCATTTGAAGGCTGACAAAAATTGCGCGCTTAATTTGCAAAATACCGATAAAGAGCTGCTTGGGGGATTTTTTAGCCTTTGTTTGGCGTATATGCCTTGA
- a CDS encoding radical SAM/SPASM domain-containing protein, whose translation MKQFQKIYVEITDYCALNCGFCPSGGRKSRRGQMDLELFRQICTQIQGKTKRVCLHILGDPLSARDFEHYAKTLAHFGLKVELVTTGLFLHKQHFAMLSRPPFVQVCFSLSAFVANPCVLTMQHLEQILYFCAFNLEQNSPIFINLRLHEGDMHKPLAQDILARIYRFFHVREDEMTQGRIRLGKKVLLIFTRVFEWEQVFEKERRDMANVRALKVYKAKARETKQPLQESKPFSKTQDSILCYGASGQIGILSNGELVPCCIDYEGRASFGNVRERDIKSMLDSINFRHFASMLKQGKAPCELCQKCGYKYILG comes from the coding sequence GTGAAGCAGTTTCAAAAGATTTATGTTGAAATTACTGATTATTGCGCGCTTAATTGTGGATTCTGTCCAAGTGGTGGGCGCAAAAGTAGGCGCGGGCAAATGGATTTAGAGCTATTTAGGCAAATATGCACCCAAATTCAGGGCAAAACAAAGCGCGTATGCTTGCATATTTTGGGCGACCCGCTAAGTGCTAGGGATTTTGAGCATTATGCAAAGACTTTGGCACATTTTGGGCTTAAGGTGGAGTTAGTAACTACAGGTTTATTTTTGCATAAGCAGCATTTTGCGATGCTTTCGCGCCCACCTTTTGTGCAGGTTTGCTTTTCTTTAAGTGCGTTTGTGGCAAATCCTTGTGTGCTTACAATGCAGCATTTGGAGCAGATTCTGTATTTTTGCGCGTTTAATTTGGAGCAGAATTCGCCTATTTTTATTAATCTGCGCTTGCATGAGGGGGATATGCATAAACCCCTTGCGCAGGATATATTAGCGCGCATTTATAGGTTTTTTCATGTGAGGGAAGATGAGATGACACAAGGGCGCATAAGGCTTGGCAAAAAGGTGCTTTTAATATTCACGCGCGTTTTTGAATGGGAGCAGGTTTTTGAAAAGGAGCGGAGGGATATGGCAAATGTGCGTGCGCTAAAAGTGTATAAGGCAAAGGCGCGCGAGACAAAGCAGCCTTTGCAAGAGAGTAAGCCTTTTTCAAAGACGCAAGATTCTATATTATGCTATGGGGCAAGTGGGCAGATTGGGATTTTGAGTAATGGCGAGCTTGTGCCTTGCTGTATTGATTATGAGGGCAGGGCGAGCTTTGGCAATGTGCGGGAGCGGGATATAAAAAGTATGCTAGATTCTATAAATTTTAGGCATTTTGCCTCTATGCTAAAGCAGGGCAAAGCTCCTTGCGAGCTGTGCCAAAAGTGCGGATATAAATATATTTTGGGCTAG
- a CDS encoding dynamin family protein, which translates to MLEIQSKYISFIKEVQEFIKDIENMDKTKQNKLIVDISHQELCVVVVGGFSAGKSTLINQFLGEDILATALTPETALATELRFHNENFYEAIKSDGSSQRFELSQSEEIKQQAGKFAYLKLFLNNEKLKQIEPLILVDMPGFGAPVEEHNQAIINYLSKGVYFIVLTSVEDGNITKSMLREVENIINFGKDFSFVLSKTNLRSNEDVRAVKDEIQSQLQEEFNYTRGVISVDKNSAESFEKILMDINPNQLFQKIYEAYLKEFYFDISSNLKLKIATLKSSKEEIQKVLEDLQKGVNDVRDLKEKVISDVEDKFSHSSTESIVNAVGNELMLRKKELVSLMGDRESFNSEVNSIVKNVLIIEVNRKLKRVNEYITYRFDSKIKDIAASFNPEFQKGFTDVLATTTNMISDEMTKHLPQWKEGGHMAIIAVLVLKILDAACQFLKSERIERLKEDKIVNEVVPSVKAQLRNKLPAKLQEYIEQTTQNAAAKFEELIKQKEAEVAQSAKEKEENKKELEVEISKLSRANAAISELANQLF; encoded by the coding sequence ATGTTAGAGATACAATCTAAGTATATTAGTTTTATTAAGGAGGTGCAAGAGTTTATAAAAGATATTGAAAATATGGATAAGACAAAGCAGAATAAGCTTATTGTAGACATCAGCCATCAAGAGCTGTGTGTAGTTGTCGTGGGTGGTTTTAGCGCTGGTAAAAGCACACTTATTAATCAGTTTTTAGGCGAAGATATTTTAGCCACAGCCTTAACACCAGAAACAGCTTTGGCAACAGAGCTTAGATTCCACAATGAAAATTTTTATGAGGCTATAAAAAGCGATGGAAGTTCCCAAAGATTTGAGCTTTCACAGAGTGAGGAGATTAAGCAACAAGCAGGAAAATTTGCTTATCTAAAATTATTTTTAAATAATGAAAAATTAAAGCAAATTGAGCCTTTGATTTTAGTCGATATGCCTGGTTTTGGAGCTCCTGTGGAAGAACATAATCAAGCTATTATCAATTATCTTTCAAAAGGTGTTTATTTTATAGTTTTAACAAGCGTGGAGGATGGCAATATCACTAAAAGTATGCTAAGAGAAGTGGAAAATATCATAAATTTTGGCAAAGACTTTAGCTTTGTCTTAAGCAAAACAAATCTTAGGAGCAATGAAGATGTGAGGGCTGTTAAAGACGAAATACAATCACAACTTCAAGAGGAGTTTAACTATACAAGAGGGGTAATTTCTGTAGATAAAAATAGTGCGGAAAGTTTTGAAAAAATCCTTATGGATATAAATCCTAATCAACTGTTTCAAAAAATATATGAGGCGTATTTAAAAGAGTTTTATTTTGACATAAGTTCAAACCTAAAATTAAAAATAGCAACCCTAAAATCCTCCAAAGAAGAAATACAAAAAGTCTTGGAAGATTTGCAAAAAGGTGTGAATGATGTCAGAGATTTAAAGGAGAAAGTGATTAGTGATGTTGAGGATAAATTCTCCCACAGTAGTACTGAGAGTATTGTTAATGCTGTTGGCAATGAGTTAATGTTGCGCAAAAAGGAGCTTGTCTCATTAATGGGCGATAGAGAATCTTTTAATAGTGAAGTAAATTCTATTGTTAAGAATGTTCTTATAATTGAAGTTAATCGCAAGCTTAAGCGTGTTAACGAATACATAACATATAGATTTGACAGTAAAATTAAAGATATTGCAGCTAGCTTTAATCCCGAATTTCAAAAAGGTTTTACAGATGTCTTGGCTACAACAACAAACATGATTTCAGATGAAATGACAAAACATCTTCCGCAGTGGAAAGAGGGTGGTCATATGGCAATAATTGCTGTTTTAGTTTTAAAGATACTTGATGCTGCATGTCAGTTTTTGAAATCTGAACGAATAGAAAGACTGAAAGAAGATAAAATTGTTAATGAAGTTGTGCCTTCAGTAAAGGCGCAGTTAAGGAATAAATTGCCCGCAAAACTTCAAGAGTATATAGAGCAAACTACCCAAAATGCCGCGGCTAAATTTGAAGAGCTCATCAAGCAAAAAGAAGCCGAAGTCGCTCAAAGTGCCAAAGAAAAAGAAGAAAACAAAAAAGAGTTGGAAGTTGAAATTTCAAAGCTTTCCAGAGCAAATGCTGCAATCAGCGAGCTTGCAAATCAATTGTTTTAA